CTGGATCAGAACCAGTGATTTGTGATGCCTGCTTTATCAAGGCCACagagcaccaaaaaaaaaacaaccacaactTGTCTCCATTTCTGTCTCTCCTCATGCCAATGGAGAAAATATCCCCCCCCGATCCGTCTCAGCAGCAAAGATTAAGTCACTTAAAAGATACAATTTTCCTTcacttcatttacattttggaaGCTAATGTTGGGTGGCTTCTGACTAGAACAGGATAGCACAGCATTCTCATGTAGTGTTACCTTGTTAAAGCTGGGAGTTTTTCAAGGTGCCATGAATCTGAAGTAAGTTTAACTTTTAAACAAAGTTATTCCATCATGTTGAGAGCTCAAATTCATTAAAAGAATTTCACCTTCTCCAAGACCTCccttttctgccaggctttctgaatagtttaaaattttatttgaattttgcaCTGGAGTTTaaaatcaagtttttaaaatcaagttttaTCATAGGTTATGAGAGATTCACAATCCTAGCACAACTAATTTCATAACTGGTAACTGAAAGTGCTGCCACACCAACCCATGAAGGTGTTAAGCCTTGAAAAGAGTGGCAGTAAGCAAAATTTGTATCTGCCCACACTGCTTAGATGCAGCCTTTGCAGACCATCAAAACAGTACCCTAAGCCCCAACTCCTCCAGGGGCTCAGAATACCCCAGTGTGTAGGGAAAATCCCCTCACAGGAGAGCAGAGAcactgcagggtgctggggcctCATTTGCATCTGGGGGGATCGTCTCCTCTCCTCACCAACCCAGTAGCCCAGCCCAGGCACCCCTGCAAGCACCGCAGGTGAGCTGGCAGCCCCATGGAAAGGCTGCCTGAACCTGAAAACCCTGCTCATGTCCCTCTCTTTTTTCCAGCAAAGCATAAAACAGACCAGGGAGTCCTACATCGCCATGTTTGGGGGAAAAGCgctttttgttctcttcataATTAAAGCTCTCTTCATCAGAGGGCACAGGGCAATTCGCCTCCTCAGCGTGGGGGTTGCTAGCACTCAGCTAATGGGAACAGGCTGCTGGCTAACGGGTGGTCTGCCAGCCCTGGTTGTTTGCTTAGGGAGCAATCCCAGCCAGGGCAGGTAAGCAGCACACTGACCTTGCTGCTCAGAGAGCTAAACTCACGAACTGCACAGATCAGCAGCTACACAAGGCATGCTGGGGACGAGGCTGCTGAGAATTCAGCACAGCCCTCACCGCCATGGGACAGCCTGGGACAGGGGATTTGACATCAGGCCTATGAAAACCCCATTTGCTCTGTCGTAATAGCTGAAGGAATGAGATGCACTGAACCTGGCATTCCTACTAAACATTTTAGTGGAAGGAAAAGTCTTTCAGTGGGGGCGAAAGATATTTGTGAGCACAGACAGGCTCCAGCAGGCCTTTCAGGAGAAACATTactggagctgcagccagggaCATGCCACTGGAGAAGCTGACAGGAACAGATGCACTTCACTCCCCACATATGCATAGGAACAAGGTGTTTTATCAACTTGTTTTCATTCCACTTCAACAGCAGAACCAAGTCTCAAAGGCTTGGACTCTGGCAAAACAGGACAAGCAGCAGACCCAGCTAGCCAGCAGCTGTGATATAAGGCTAGTACCAGTACCAAAGATCatcattttgctttgccttgAGGATTAACAGATATCAGCTGgaagtttcttgttttctgcccTGTCTTTGCACCAGACCTCACTCCCCACAGTACAGACACAAAGCAGGAGCAACTCAGCTGAAGCCCATAAACCTGAAGCCTCAATTTACTTTTAATCAAGGCTTAAATCTGActggaaagcacagaaacaccCAAACATCTCACCCAAAGCACCTTGCTAGCACATGGGAAAGATGACCAAGAAGGACTGCATGcccagagatgctgcagcagcaaggctgaCTTTACTGCAGAGGGGAACACCAAGTGGCATCGGCTCCCAGTAGGATCTCTCACCCACTGCAGCCTGCCCATGAACCAGGCCCCCAGCTACTAGTTGAGCCAGGCACAGTGTGGGCTCCTGCATGCTGTACCAGGTGCTATGACACTAGGGTAGCACTTTTCTCTGGACCAGACACTCACCTTCAGAGCCAGCCATCTCCAGGTCCTGCTCGCAAGGCGCTCTTTAggtgtaggggaaaaaaagagactcTTGAGGTGGGCAGTTTGATGGGAACTTCCAGCAGCAAAAAGGAGGCAACACAGCCATTGTGGGCATGCACCCATACCTCCAAACCCAGGTATCAAGCGACAGCAGCAATAGGAAGGCTGGACTCATCCCCTCACATCTCAAAGCCCACTTTCCAAAGAGTGGCTATGTGCAGTTTGGAGGTACTGCCTCCATACAAACAAATCCCAGGCATCTCCCAGCAAACCTCACCTACCCCCGACATTGATATTTAAGCATCCTGTCGTGCTCCCATAGGCCACCACAACCAGTCAAGCCCACCCTGCACCTGGCTCTCCCAGGTGGAGCCTATCTTGGCCTCTAAAATCCCAAACACCATTCCCCCAGGTGCAGTCTGGGAGGCATGAAAAAGGCTGGGGAAGAAACAAATACATGCATGTTATCTAGCAGATGAGAGATGGTATCTATTTGTGGCCCCAGATCATAGCTTTGAGTATTGGGACAATCCCCAAACAACAAAATTTCTGGAGGGCATGACAGCAAGCTGTGCTTGGGCAAGCTGAGGCAGTGCACAGtacaaaataaagtttgtgATCAGATACAAATACGTTGTGCTCAGGCACGTGGTCTGTTTGCATAACCGTGTGCCTGAAaggttgcttttttcttaactgCAACAATCTGTCAAAAGCTTTGTACCACAAATAAAGTTATTACTTTGTCCTTTGAATTAATAAGAATGCTTCTCCTTCCTGAACAGTTGCCATCCAGAAAGAAGGCAACACACGCTGTTTTGTAACATTCCCCATACaaccagcagcagaggggaggcAGTCCAAGCAAAGAGCTTGTTAACAATCCGCAGGCTGAAAGTCattcatctttatttaaaaaaaaaaaaaaaaaaaaaaaaaagatgattagAAAAGCATGAGGTGAAGTTGGAGAAAGATGTAAGAAAACTTCATAgatctttattctgtttttcactcCAGTTTTGGCTCTAAGATATGCTATGAGTTGCAGCACAAGCCCAACTGGACCACATTCACAGAAgatcctctgctgctgcctggccatCTGCCACCAGATCTTAGCTgcaaatttctgtaaaatgaatattattttcaacACATACTGTGACCATTTTTACCCAAACATTTCCGGTGAGgaagacaaaggagaaaatgagacaaGTTACTTCCTACTTGGCACCAGAACCTGGTCAGAAGCCATTCCTCAAAATCAACCCTGCTGCCCAGGGGCAGGCCAGACCTTTGCCATTCTGCCATCCACAGGCAGCACGGTGCCAGCGAGGGGGAGGACAACCAGCAGTCACACCGTGCCCATGGCAGGCTAGTGAGCAACAACCCCATCTGATGTTTCATTTGTAATAAGTATTTCCAATCGAAAGCAAACACTGCCTCACAGCGTGTTTCTAGCAAACGAAAGAAGACAAATGCATACCAGACACGGGGGTGTGGGAGGAAAAGGAATGTACAGTCTGCTCCCAACTGTCATCGCATCTTTCGCTCGGGCGGCTTCCCATTCTCAGGGGGTTTGTACTGAGGGAGAGGCAGCAAATCTCCTGGGGACTCATACAAGGAGAGCGTCTGCATCGAGAAACCTCAGGCCTGGCACTGGGCAGGCCTATGTGGTAGCCAAAGCCAAGAAAATTGGTGTAAGGCTGTGCCTGCTTAAACAGAAGACACATGTAGGACTGTATCAGGTAAAGGTATTTGTGTCATCTCAGAGCTCCTCAGTACCCTGCAATACTCAGTACCCCCACCCAGGGACACTGCGACAAACCTCTTTTAAGCCTGTACACTCAAACCCCTTTGAGACAACACAGTAAAAGAGGTGATGGGTCCTGCTGTGCTTGGTTGCTTTGCAGCCTTTTGAAGGCAGTGCCAAGTAAACTGAAGACCCAGAATAAATCGTACCAAACAGGAACGTTTACATAAATAACCTCAGCTACACAGCTTGCAAGTCCTCATccatttcttcatctctgtAGCCAAAAAACATGTGTTTTGTGTTGCCTCACATAAATCTCTCTGGTTATTTATCTGCGCAAACTCTTCTATAAATTGCTCGCTGGGCCCCAAAATGCAGCAAGCAGGCTGTTTGATGTGTGTCTCAAGCACCAGGTGAGCCAATTGCTGCTGCGTACACCTTGTTTGCTCCCACGCAGGGAGAAGTTACCGGTCCCCTTTGCCAGAAAAGAGGGCAAAAAGTCAAATGGTTTTGATGGATGGATAAACGTCTGTGGGCTGAACCTCCTGCGCTGAGCTTGTTTACACTGAGACTTACTAGTACTCCCTCCTCCCGCTGGCTGATAAAACACTCCTTCTCCATCTATCTTTATGAAATACACCTCAGACCTAGAGACTGCACATGAATATTTGATGTCTTTGTGAGCTCCTTTTCCACTACTGCATTTCCCCTGGTGCAATTCCTCTCTGTACAGGAACAAGCAGAGCATCAGCCCTGTTCTGTGGTGCCGAGGCTGGCTATCGGCCCTGTTACAGACCCGCTCTGCAGAGGTGGATTTCACTCAGCATCGCAGCACAGCCTTTAGCATTTACCCTGCGTCCTGTGAGCAAATCATGTTCACTTAGGTTACAACTTAGCTGAGTAACTTTCCTGACTGGAGTTACCACCAGGACGTGCTGACTCCCTGGCAGGCATCCCAAATTCATTCGCTGCCctcagctgagctgctcaggCATCGCTCCGTGCCCCAGCTTCCCTGTGTAGAACGGAGATGTGTCGGTGCAATAACAAAACCAGGAACATTTCTTCATGTCGGCACAGTGTTCCTGCTGGCAATGCCACCGGGTGTCACACACAGCACACCGTGTGTGTCACGCTcccccagggctcctgcagggctgccaggcGTACTGCCTCCCCGGGGGACAGCTCGTCTTAGAGATGTTTCTGCAGGGGGAgccagagggatggaggagTCGGAAAAAGGGAGATGGGACCTGAGCTTGGCCAGTGGTTCCCTGGAGGTGGGATCCAGCCATCCTCCACGGCTTGTGGCACTGCCCCAGGGTGGCGCCAGGCGGGTCGCTTTGTCAGGCCAGCAGGGGTGATCCTGAGGGGAAGCAAGCCAGAAACCTTCTCTGATTCTCAGCAGGgagaaatatttgaagataCAGCACCAAAACCCCAGAGGCACAGCCCACGGTGCCCCCAGGCTCCCTGACAGAAGCTCGGCTTGCTGCAGAGCTCTCGCAGCATCGCAGTTTCATGACTCAAGGTGCCTGCCGATGGCACAGACGCTGCACGGTGGCCTTGGTCACAGAACAGCTGTGGTGGCCGTGCCACTGCTAAATTTCTAAAGTGAAGTGTGGGGTGGGAGAGATGAAGGTAGGGACTAACATTGCTATGAAACCCTGACATAAAAACCTCTAGTTCAACCCATACATCACTGGGAGCAGCCTGTAAATGTGAATCCTGGCTGGCAGCCAGCGTGCAAATGGCAAGCCTCTGTGCAAAGAAAGCGGCTTAATGTGCCGCGGGGACCCTGCTATCAAGCCTCCCAGAACAGGCTGTGCTGGTGCATAGGCTTTGCACTGTTGGTTACAGGTTATTAATCCCCTGTAAGGTCATAAGCTCTCAGTCCTTTTCTGACTGCATACATTCACTCCTAAAAgcctcacagaaaaaaaaatatataaaaaaataaatataaatatatattaaaaaaaaggctcacAGCTTCACAGAGGGTATCATCTCCTCAATGGAAAGGAGGCAGAATGACGGGAGACCCCTCTACTGAGAAAGGTTGGATTCATGTGAGGTTGCTTCACAGGAGAATTAGCCAAAAATTCCTAAATAGAGGGAAGGAACTGCTAGAAGAGGGCTGGCACAAGGCCAGCTGAGGATGCCTGTTCTGCTCATGCCATGCCCCCTCCTGGGCACTCGAGTGAAAGAAGCACTAGGGTACCCCTGAATAGCGAGTGGAGAAGTCACCCAGACCAGGGGACTCCTCAGGCAGGGGGCAAGGACCCTCAGGAAGGCTGATTAAGCCCAATCCCATGGCAGAGGTTGGGCAATAGCTAAGAGAATGATGGAAGGTTTAAATTGTTAATGTATTAATCTGCCTCTCCCAAATGGATTCTGTTCCTCCATTACCACCCTGCCCacaaatttgcatttattttaaaccctGGGGCTTATTCTTGGCAAGAAAGGAAGCCTTGCTGTCGAGGTCACTCAAAGTCATTTTGTTTTGGGGTAAGACCTCCAGGATGACCGAGCCCAGTGTGCTCCACCACTGGCACTGGCAGCAGGTCCCTTGCCAGGGGAGGTGGCAGGTACCACAGAAGGGCCTGGTGATTTCTGGAGCCATCAGCTCCACGCAGGGACATCTCTGGTGGCAGTGGAGAGGGAATGGGACACCTTAGCGGGGTCTGCTCAGATTCATGGGGCCACCCCACTGGTGTGCCCTTGTTCTGTCCATCCCTCTTGAAAAGGAAGTGCAGGCACACCACTGACTCATCAGCTATGAAATCCCTAAAACCCTACTTCCTTCAAATAGGCACCGCGGTGCGGGCagaggggggggaaggggaacaCCCACGCGCGGGGCCGGTGCTGAGTTGGCACAGGCAGAAGGCAGGGCGAGGGCAAAGGCTGCAGTGACTGGCCCTGCAGGTGGACTCATTGCCCTGTGAGCCCTCAGCCCTGCAGGAACCAGACATATGGGCTGCCCACTGGAGCCAGGCTGATGTCTGCATGGGTCTCCTGCCGGGCTGCAGGGACCAGAGGCTGCTGCCCACCCAGGCAGCAGGTGGGAATGGCAGCCCCAGTGAAGCACCATGTTCATGTGCAGAGGGACGTAGCAAGAGTCTGGAGCAGGCCAGCCCTGGCCCATCCCAGCCTTCGTGCGAGGGCTGCCCCTCTCTAGAGGCAGTGTCCTGAAGAGGAAAGCCATGGACCCCGATGCCGTCTGCTAAAGCCAATACAATGAGGCCAGAGTGTACATGCACGGCCCTCCTCCTCTGTCCCCACTCCACGCGTCAGGACACTCATGGGACCCCACTGCAAgtggctgtggtgctgctgaATGGCTGGGTGACTGCAGTGCAGAAATAATGAGGTTCCCAAAAAGACAAATACGCATCTCTCCTGCCATGGCCAGCCTGGCTCTATAGGACCCTTGGGAACAGGTCTGACCTCCTCGTTCCTGTGGTTGCACATCTGCCTTGACACAGCACCACTCACAGGCTGGCAAGCAGCACTCACAGCAGGGgatcagcagcaggaggcagcggggccggggcaccCCAGGAGCCCCACGATCCACCAGGAGCCTGCTGCTCTCTTGCCAAAAGCAAGCACCACCATCCTCACAAACGGTTAACCTGCCGGGAGCCGCACAGCACTAATGATTTCATATGCATGTAATCAGCTTGGgcttccagagctgctgcctccaagCAGGAAAGGCCACGCGTGCACCCTGGGTGCAAATGCTCCCAAAGCCGCACCCCCCCTTACCAATCATTAATCATCCCCGGGCCAGCAACCCCGGCAAGCGAGGAGGAAAAGGCCAAGTGTCTGCAGCCCTGGAAGCAGTGCTGACCGGTTCCCAGCGGTGGCAGCTTGCTctcccccgggggggggggggggccgtggAGGTGTCTGGTCCTTCACAAAGGTCACCCTGCCCCGTGCACGGgaggctctgcctgcagctgggtgcCGCACACAGCAGGAGGTCTGAGGAGGGAGCTTCTGCCTGGCCAGCATCGCTGCCTTCATCTCCCCACCATGCGGCACGAGTTTTGGAGTGCCCTGGAGTACGCGTGCCGATTGCTGGGCATCTCCACCGCAGCAGGTAGGAGCaagctctctttttctttgccacCTTTTAAGGCACCGAGTAAGTGCCAGGACAAGCTGAAGCGCAAATTGGAAAGAAACCTAAACGATATGCTTGTAAATGATATGTTTGTAAAAACTAAATGATGTGCCTGTATGCAGGGGGACAAGCATGATGTGAGTgggactgaaaagcaaaatactcAGGGCTGCACAAACCAGGCAGGCTGCTCTGTGGGAGTCAAAAATGCAGGGGGAGCTCCTTGTGCTGGGATTTCTTCTGTGCCCAGGGCCAGACAGGATGGAGAGGTCCCAGCTGCGgtggcacagcccctgccttcTCTGCCCGGCTCTGGAAGCAGCTGGGGTCACAGCAGCAGCGCCAACATGACCAGCTCACCCACCGGCTGGATGGGGTGAacaggcagggcagaggctACAGGCCCCCGGTGTGCTCAGGGGCTCGCTGGCGCTGTTGCTGACTCGCTGtcacagggcagggcaggcagcactctctgcctcagtttccccatcagGAGAGCAGAGATCAAAGGGTTTGGTTTGCCTCAAGGCTGGAGGTGTGAGCCAGAAGTTCCTGATGAGAGGTGTCTGGGGTGCCTGTGTCAGACCCTGggaatttcagatttcagacAGCGCAGGGTAGGTCACAGCAGGCCCTCCTACCATGGCATTTCCTTTATCAACTCCAGACACTTTGCTCAAGTCAGGGGCCAAGTAGAAAGCACAAAGGTCTGCTGAAGAGAGAACAGGTCCCCAAGGACAGCCGAAGCCCAGCTGGaatgctgggggctgtgctccGCAATGTACTTTGGAGGACTGATAAGAGGCTGAGGCTTGAGTCCCAAAGTTTGTACAAACGCCCAGCAGATAAGTGCACATCACGATGAGGCTGCAACAGATAGGAGCCGGGACACAATTTTAACCAGCAAATGCAaatctccctgtccccatccccctcTGGCCTACATGAGCCCCATGCTGGTCATATTCGCTCTTAAAGCTCCTGAGAGAAAACACGAGCTTGCTGCTAAAACATAAAGCTAAAACATAagctaaaacataaaaattgaaaGTAGCTTACAATTTGGAGGTATCTTAATGGAATATAATCTCTCTCATCTGCTTGCTCTCTTTTCCTCACTGTGCATCATCTACATCTCTCTGTAGTTCTTGCTGACATGAGCAGTGCAGTCCCCTCCGCTGAGCATCCCATGGCACAGACATCACACACCACAGAGTACAGCTGGTCTCTGTACTTTTCCATGTCTCCACTCTGATGCATTCCCAGTATCACCCAGTTCTCCCAAAAGGCCAGCAAAGGAATGGGAGGTGCCTGTGTTTTATTCCTCTGATGGTCTCAAGAGGGTAAGAAAACAGCTTGATGCAGTATTTAGTGCCTGATGAGGTGCATGAGGTTTTTGCATGAAATGGAAACCATGCAGGAAAGAATCCCACAGGCTttgctggaataaaaatattaaagcgAGAGGAGAGTGCATCAGCCTCACTAATTGATCCTGAGAAGGCCTGGCCAACTCCATAAGCTGCTTGCAAACACAGAAGGTTGCCCACAAAATGTAACCCCCACCTTCCCACAGGATCCTGGAGTGCAACGGGGCTTGTTGTGTGGGAGACATCAGACAGTCGTGCTGTCCATGGCTAGTTAGTGAGGAATAATCAAATAGCTCCACAAATCACTGCCATGTTTGGGGCATATCTGTAATTCAGAGATTTTAGGCCTTGTGATTTCTACGTCTAGGGAGAGAGTCCTTACTTATTTCTTAATTCTCAGGCTTTCAACCATTTAATTCCTAATCATGTGCCTTCAGCCACATGGTTTGGAGAAGATCCAAATCAAGGCAGCAACGAGCCCAAACAAGCACCTTGGAAACAaccctttgctttctgcagataCTTCACCCAAAGAGCTTTGAGGAtaaagcagaagctgtgcaAAATCAGGAAATCTCCCCAGGCAGAACAGAGGCTCTAGCACAACAGCCGAGCTGTTGATTTCTGCGTTTGTAGGGAAGGAATGAATGGATGAATTCTGCATTTGTAGGGGAGAGCATAAAGAAGGCTCCTCAATCACAAGGTAGCGAAGGACAATTCTTTGCACATAGGATTGCACAGCTTGGTCCCTTCACAGCTCTCCGATGAGGCTGatttcccctgcctctgctcagGGCTGGAGAGGCAGCCTCTGTGGAGGAGGGTGGCACATGGGTGCCATGTGTTCCCCTGGCAGATCGGGGACCAGCGGCTGCAGGTGGCACCGCAGGAACCAACAGGATCACAGCACGCTGGTGGGGCTTTGCTTGGCTGGGCCTGAAGCACTGTGTGCTCAGGGACAGACCCTCGGCATTGACCCACCCCGATGGTGTGAGGGACCCAGCATCACTGGCACCTGCCTCCCCACTTGTGAGCCTGGCACCCTTCTCCATGTGGGGCAAAGCCACAGCTTGGACAGCCAAAGCCAACCGGCACCTCAGGACGTGTCCAACGTGCATTGAGCAGGATCAGTGGTGAaccagctctctgcagctgatGCGAGGCACTTCATTCCTGTGCCATTTTGGAAATACTTCAAAGCATGTTGAAGGAAAACTTCCATCCCATAAAGCTATTGGCCCCTACTGGCCAGTCCAGGGAAGATTTTAGGCTCGCTAATACTCTTAATCCCCCTTAAAATGACTCCCCagtgtgctgtgctggctggggcACTGAGGGGACGTTCATTCCTCATTTTTAATCTGCCTGCTCCTGTTatagtgttttctgtttgcctaGCAAAGGATTTTAATGCCATGGCTACGGCCCTTTGTGAAAGCAGCTGGCACACTTCCCccaacctgctgctgccctacAGCCACGTGTGGGGTGCAGCAGGACAGGTGGGGTGCCGGACTGGTGGGCATGGTGGGGACCTGGGCAGAGATCTCCCCAGCCTAGGAGAAGCATGGGGATGAGGGGCAGGGGTTGACGGGGCGGTGGGACATAAGTCCcatggcagctctgctggagcagggggtgggagggacGCAGGACACCATTGCTCACCTCCTGTATGTGCCAAAAGCTGGTATCCTCAGAgcacctctccccagcccacGCAGCTGCAAGGCTGCCCTGGCAGGGGTGCCACTGGGCTGGGTTCCTGGGCGGCACGTCGAGGCCAGCACTCGGCTCTGACCCCAGGGTTCGTGTGTCAGCGTGAGTCactggtgctgcagagcaggagcagccgtGCTGGCAGCCACAGAAATCGAGGCATGGATGCTGGCAGCTGGCAGGGCACCAGAGCCAGGAACTGAGCCTGCACTCAGCATCTTTCCTGCCTTCTCTTCTAGTGCTGATCGGCGTGGGGGTAGAAACTCTGCAGCGAGGACAGTTCAAAAGCCTGGCTTTCTATCTGCTGTGAGTATTTTTGCCCTTCTAGTCAGAGCTGGTAGGGGTGACACACTTGATCCCTCTACCATATGTAGCACCAAAGTAGcctgcaacagcagcagggagcagcatccAAGGCTTTGGGGAATCAAGATCTCCTTTGTTAGGTTTCAGGAGAGTAAGCTGATCCTGTTAGAGAGAGTGACCCTGTCCCCATGCTACTGCAGACTCAAGCAGGCCAGAGGTGATACTGTCTGCAAGCTGACCTCTTATGGATAGAAGGTCTTGGTCTTTCCTCCACAAACCCAGGCAGAGAGTGTTCAGAGCCGAGCACACCATCTGTGTTGTGAACTGGGTGGTAAATCCCAGCCCCCTATGCCCCGTCTGCCATCTGCAGAGCAtgctccagcccagcccttcCCCCCTGACAGCTCCacctttcagtttttcagggGTTGCAGTCACTGTCTGTGAAGGCTTCTTCTTTATCAGTTTGTTCCTGGAGATGTGTTTCACGTGAGTAGCCTCTGGGCAGTCTTCTCCAGCCTTGGTGGGCCCTCCCTAGGGCAACCCATCCTTTGCAGGTAGCACCAGACTTAGCCAAGCTGCAAGTGCCACACCAAAGGTCCTGCCCCTACTGCCATGGCCAGCACACTCAGGCAGGGGGGAGGTGAGTGGGGACTTGTCTGCAGCCAATTAAACCTGTATTTTAACCCAAGCTTGTGCCATAATCTGCTGAGCATCAGCACAACAAACCTTGGTCTGCAGCATCTCCTTAGCACTCAGTGTGAACTCCTGCAAGGCTCCAGGGTTGAAGAAAGAGACAGATCCCCAGAGCTCCCTCCcagagacagcacagaaaatttaaattaaaatctataAAATACTTATGCACTTCTCACAGGCTGAGCCCTTCTGCTGTCTTGTAGCATAAACTCAAAAGCCCTGATAGCTAGGAGGCAACACCTTACTCCAGCTAGTAGGCACAAGCATACCAAGGAGAGGTCACCTGAGATGCGGACCTCTGGCAGATGAGGCCCCTGGCCTCTGGCCACCACAAGGAGGGCTCAGACTTTACTTACCTTCCCTCACCAACACACCAGTTTCCTGGTGAACTAGAGTAAGGGTCTGAACCTTTAGGTGGGTCACGGTTAGGTCCAAATCTTCTTGTCATGCACCTGGTGCCCTATCCCACAAggacttctgtttctctccccagaTATGAGCCTGACTCCCTGGCACACACCTGCTGGAAGCAAGCTAGACGCCCGGGGAGCTTCCAGAAATTCCTGGGGTACACACTGCTCTCGGTGGCTTGCTTCCTGCATCCCGTCCTCGTCTGGCACGTCACCATACCTGGTGAGGAGCCtgtgctggggtggggaggagtgCGGATGAAGGAGGAACATGGTCTGTTGGGGACAGTGGACCAGAGATGGTGGGGATGTGTGGGATTCTGAGCTAGCTGGACCAAACACTGCTTGGCTCGCACTTGGCCTTGGGCCAGCCCTCAGCCACCGTGCCCTTCTCCCCAGGCTCCATGCTGGTGCTCACCGCCCTGGCCTACTTCCTGCTGAGCAAGAGGAGCAAGAGCCCGGAGCACAAAGAGGCACATCCCCAGGCGGGCCAATATGTGGATCCTACAGCCACCACAGCAGCCTCAACCATCGCTGGTGACACCGAGCAGACATACACTTTCCACGGAGCCCAGAGGGAGCAGCACCGCTCGTTGCTGGGACACATGAAGAGCATCCTGAAGGGCAGCAAGGACAGGAGCCTGCCACCATCAGCCCCTGCCCAACCAGAGGTCCCACCAGCTCCTCGCAAGCAAGTGCACTTCCAGGAAAAGGTGGTGCAGATCATCCCCTCTGTCAGTGAGAGCCTGGATGACATGGAGAGTGAGGCCGAAGAGACCACATCAGACACAGCACCTATCCTCACCCCTCCTGATGCCCCTGTCGTCCTCACTCCCCTCGGCTCCACAGGCCTGTTTTGAGGGCTCACCAGCAGCAAGGATGGGGCAGACACACTTCCTGGTGCTTGTGTCCCTCCTTGGGCAGCTGAAGGACCTTGTGCCATGGGCAGCGCTGCCATGCAGGCCAGATCACCACAGACACCCCCATGGGCCAACCCTGCAACCACTGAG
This Oxyura jamaicensis isolate SHBP4307 breed ruddy duck chromosome 6, BPBGC_Ojam_1.0, whole genome shotgun sequence DNA region includes the following protein-coding sequences:
- the TMEM72 gene encoding transmembrane protein 72 isoform X1 — protein: MRHEFWSALEYACRLLGISTAAVLIGVGVETLQRGQFKSLAFYLLFSGVAVTVCEGFFFISLFLEMCFTYEPDSLAHTCWKQARRPGSFQKFLGYTLLSVACFLHPVLVWHVTIPGSMLVLTALAYFLLSKRSKSPEHKEAHPQAGQYVDPTATTAASTIAGDTEQTYTFHGAQREQHRSLLGHMKSILKGSKDRSLPPSAPAQPEVPPAPRKQVHFQEKVVQIIPSVSESLDDMESEAEETTSDTAPILTPPDAPVVLTPLGSTGLF
- the TMEM72 gene encoding transmembrane protein 72 isoform X2 — protein: MRHEFWSALEYACRLLGISTAAVLIGVGVETLQRGQFKSLAFYLLYEPDSLAHTCWKQARRPGSFQKFLGYTLLSVACFLHPVLVWHVTIPGSMLVLTALAYFLLSKRSKSPEHKEAHPQAGQYVDPTATTAASTIAGDTEQTYTFHGAQREQHRSLLGHMKSILKGSKDRSLPPSAPAQPEVPPAPRKQVHFQEKVVQIIPSVSESLDDMESEAEETTSDTAPILTPPDAPVVLTPLGSTGLF
- the TMEM72 gene encoding transmembrane protein 72 isoform X4, producing the protein MLVLTALAYFLLSKRSKSPEHKEAHPQAGQYVDPTATTAASTIAGDTEQTYTFHGAQREQHRSLLGHMKSILKGSKDRSLPPSAPAQPEVPPAPRKQVHFQEKVVQIIPSVSESLDDMESEAEETTSDTAPILTPPDAPVVLTPLGSTGLF
- the TMEM72 gene encoding transmembrane protein 72 isoform X3; the encoded protein is MCFTYEPDSLAHTCWKQARRPGSFQKFLGYTLLSVACFLHPVLVWHVTIPGSMLVLTALAYFLLSKRSKSPEHKEAHPQAGQYVDPTATTAASTIAGDTEQTYTFHGAQREQHRSLLGHMKSILKGSKDRSLPPSAPAQPEVPPAPRKQVHFQEKVVQIIPSVSESLDDMESEAEETTSDTAPILTPPDAPVVLTPLGSTGLF